The genomic window TGATCGACCAGCATCAGTCCCCCACCCGTTTCCACCAGGAGGTAGAGCGAGCCCAGGACGCCGAGGGGACGCCTTCCCTTCCTCGGATCGTCCGCCCCTTCTTGACGACCGGGTCCGACCAGCGGAGGCAACTCCTCCTGGATCGCATGCGCAGGGGGGGCTTCGTCTTCCCGGAACCGGGGGGAGACCCCCCGATCTGCGAACCGGTAGATCGCAGGGGCCCTCTCGGTCACAGCTTCGGGGAAAGCGGGTGCGGGGAAAGCGACTGAAGGCCACCGGCCCAGGCTCTGGCCGACCGCGTCGACGACCAGGCTCCAAACTTCCCGTTCCTCGCAAAAGCGAACCTCCCGCTTGGCCGGATGAACATTGGGATCGATCCGGGCGGGATCAATCTCGAGCCAGAGGACAGCCGTCGGGTAGAGGCCCCGCAGGAGCGAGTGGCGGTAGCCCTCCTGGAGAGCTGACGAGAGCATCCGGCTTTCCACGGGCCTCCGGTTGACGAAGAAGAACTGCTCTTCCCGGCTCGGCCGTCCGATGCCCGGACGGCTCAGGAAGCCGGAAAGAGCGAGGCCGGGCCGATCCCCATGCACAGGCAGGAGCGCTTCGATCCATTCGGTCCCGAAGATGGAGGCCAATCGATCTTCTCGGGCGGCCGCCGCCGGCCAGACCGTCCCCTCTCCGCGGCTCCCGTGTCGGAAGCGAAACGTGGTTGCCGGCTGCGCGATCGCTGCGAGGACGAGCTGCCGCTGCAGGTGCACCTGCTCCCGAGAGGGGGAGCGGAGAAAGCGGCGGCGGGCGGGGAGATGGGAAAACAGAGAGCGGACTTGAACGGTCGTGCCCCGATCTCTCCCCATCTCCCGCACCGAGAGCAACTTTCCGGCTTCGACCCTCACCTCGGTCCCGACCGGTTCCTCCTCTTCTCGGGTCTGGAGGAGAAAGGAGCTGACCGATGCGATCGTCGGAATGGCCTCCCCGCGAAAGCCGTACGAATGCAGCCGCGTCAGGTCCTCGAAGCGCGCCAGCTTGCTCGTCGCGTAGCGCTCCAGGCAGAGAAGCGCATCCTCCCTTCCCATGCCGCAACCGTTATCCGAGACCTGGATCAGGGCGGAGCCGCCGCCTTGGGTGACCAGATCGATCTCGGTCGCGCCGGCATCGAGCGCATTTTCCAGGAGCTCCTTGACCACCGATGCGGGCCGCTCAACCACCTCTCCGGCGGCGATCTGAGAGGCGAGAGCCTCGGGCAGAACGCGAATCTTCCTTGCCATGCTTTCTTTCTTCCTCAGCTTCGCGCGGCCGCTCGACTTGTGCGATCCGTTTTTTTTCGCTTCTCTTCTCCTCGATGCCCCGCTTCCTTCGGCGATTGCTGCTTACGGCGGCAGCCATGCTTCTGCTTGCGCCTCGGGGCTCGCCCGGAGCCGCCCCCTCCTCCGATCTTCCTTCGTTCCGCGAAGCATTGCTGGCCCGGATCAACCAGTTTCGTGTGGCGCACGACCGGGCGCGCCTGGAGGTCGATTCCCGGCTCGAAGCCGCCAGCCAGGAGTGGGCCGAGCGCCTTGCGGTCCTCCGCCGCTTGCAGCACCGCTCAGACGACTCCCTCTCTTCCCTCCTCGAAGCGGGAGGCTGGGAGACGATCAATGAGAACCTCTACTACAGCTCCTCCTCTCCGGATCCGGAACGGATCCTCGCGGATTGGGAGAAGAGCCCTTTCCACAGAAAGAACCTGTTGAATCCAGTCCTCCGGTTCGCCGGACTCGGGCGGGCGAGCGCCAGCGGTGGGGCCACCTACGTCGTCTTCAACGGGGCCGGAGGCGAGCGGCGAAAGGGCTGGGAGGACCTTTGGAAGCATCTGCCGCTCCTCCATCGAGGAGAATAGCCGCTAGGCGAGCCCGAGAGAGCGGAGCAGCCGGTCGAGCTCCTCTGCGGAACCATAGCGGATCTCGATCTTTCCCTTCTCCGCCTTCCCGCGCACTCGCACGCGCGTGCCGAGCCGCTCTCGCAGCCTTCTTTCCAAATCCCGCCAAGCCGCGGTCGCTTCCCGCCCCTGCTCCTGCTCGGTCGGCTCCCGATGGCTCTCCCGGCGGATCTTCTCGACCAGCGCCTCTGCCTGCCGAACGCTCAGCCCCTGGCGCGCGATCTGTCGGGCCGCACGCAGTCGATCGGATGGGACGGCCAGGCCGAGGATCGCCTTACCGTGGCCGCCCGCCAGCTTGCCGCTCGCCAAGAGCTCCTGCACTTCCTTCTCCAAGGAAAGGAGCCGAAGCGCGTTGGCCACCGTACTCCGGTCCTTCCCCACCTTCCGGGCGATCGCTTCCTGGGTGAGGGCGAACTTTTCCTGGAGCAGCGCATACCCCTGCGCCTCCTCGAGAATCGGCAGATCGCTGCGCTGGAGATTTTCCACGAGCGCGAGCTCGAGCATCTCCTGATCACTTGCCGAGCGGACGATTGCGGGCACCTCGGAAAGCCCGGCGCGCACGGCCGCGCGCCACCGGCGCTCGCCGGCGATGATTTCGTACTTCTCGTCACCTCGCCGGACGATGAGCGGCTGCAGGATCCCCCGCTCCCGGATCGAGCTGGCCAACTCTTCGAGCGCTTCCTCGGCGAAGGTCTTTCTCGGCTGAAACGGGCTGCTGACCAACCGGGCGACGGGAAGATTCTCGATGCGCTCCCCGCTCTCTCGATCTGGTTGCGGGCTGGAGACGCCACGCGCGAGAAGCGCCTCTAGTCCACGGCCAAGCCCTCTCTGTGCCATATTTCCCGCTGCTTCTCCGCGCTCTGGACTCGGAAGTGTGCGCGGGAAAGCTCCTCGTGGCAAGGCAAGAGGAGGCGCCTGCGCATCCTCCCCCGAGCCTCGCGCCCTCGGATTCACCCTTGCCCACGCACCGGAGCTATGGCATCAAGGGAGGGAGGCGCGGTTAGCTTAGTGGTAGAGCGCTCGCTTCACACGCGAGAGGTCATAGGTTCGAACCCTATACCGCGCAAGGAGCAGGTCCCGAGGCGCTCACTCCCGCTCCTGCCCGCCGATCTCGTATTCTTCCTCCCGCATCTCCCGGATCGAGCCGCTTACCGCGTCGATCTCGACTTCGCGCTCGCCGCCGCCACCTCGTGGGACGATCTCCACCTCGTAAACGGGTGTCCCCTCGCTCTCGAGCTTCCGCTCCACCTCCTTCACCTTCCCCGGAACTCTTTCGAGCGCGATTCGACGCGCCTCGTCCAGGGAAATCTTCGCACCGCTCTCGAATGCCGGATTGCCCCGATCGACATCCTCCTCGGTCTCGAGCAGGCGGCCGGACCGGGCCTGGACGAGCAGCTTCCACTCCTTCCCTTCCCGATCCTCGACCTCGAACTTGTAGAGCTTCGTTCCCCGTTCGTCTCGCTCGATCTCTACCTCTCGGACCTTCCCTGGCTTCACAGCCAACGCGGTCTTCAAGCAGGCCTCGAAATCGCTCGCCGCTGCCGGCAAGGAGGAGCCGGAGCCGCCCACGACTCCGAGGAGGATCGCCCCGATCGCGACTTTCTCTCGAACTTTCATCGCTCCTCTTGTGATTCTGTCTTTCTCCCCTCTCCCGGCAACCGCAAGGCAAGAATCGCTTCGTTCTCCCCCGTTTCCTCGTTCCTCCGGACCCGGTAGCCCAGGCCGAGGCAGATCCGTTTCATCCGCTCATTTTCGGGCCGGAGCCGGCCGAGGATCCAGCGAAGGCCTTCCCGTCGGCCGATCGCGGTCAGCCGATCCAGGAGCATCCGTCCGATGCCCTTTCCTTGCCACCGGTCAACCACCAGAAGGGCGAACTCCGCGCCCGAGAATCCATGCAGCTTCCCCAGGCGCCCGACCGCGACGATCTCCCCCGCTTCTGGATGGGGAGGAAGAACCTCCGCCACCAGCACCGTCTCGATATTGTAGTCGGCCAGGCAGATTCGGGCGAGGCGCTCATGCGCGATCCTCTGCTCGAGCTTCAGATGCTCGAAATAGCGGGAGAAGACGCTCTCTTCGGAAAGCCCCCGATGAAAGGCGATCATCTGCGGCTCATCCTCGCCCCGGATCGGTCGGAATCGGAGCGGGGTTCCGTCGCCCAATCGGATCGTCGCGATCTGGTCAACGGGATAGGGCCGAATCGCCGGACGCGGAAGGTCGCGTGCGGGAACGCGGCCAGGGAAAAGCACCATTCGCGCGTCGAGCGCGCGGATCTGGCCGCCGCCGGAAGCCAAGAGGGGATTGATGTCGATCTCTCGGAGCCGGGGAAGGGCGAGCGTCAGGGCGCTGAACCGAATCAAGATCTCCTCGAGAACCGCCTGGTCTACCGGGGGAATCCCCCGCATCCCGCGCAGGGCGCGTGCGACGCGCGTCTCCTCGATCATCCGGCGCGCCGAGGTGGTGTTGAGCGGGGGCAGGCCGCTCGCCCGATCTTGCAGGAGGTCGACGAAAATCCCGCCTGCGCCAAAGACCAGAAGGGGTCCTAGCTGGGCGTCAGCGGCACTACCCAGGATCAGCTCGATCCCCCGGTCCGCGGCCATGGCCTGGACCGTCACCCCGAGGAACGCGTCAGCTCCCGAGTGTGCGACGACGGCCGCTCGGATCTCCCGGAAGGCGTCGCGTACGCTCGTTTCCTCCACAAGCCCGAGGCGTACTCCCCCGATGTCGCTCTTGTGGGAGAGCT from Methylacidimicrobium sp. B4 includes these protein-coding regions:
- the mutL gene encoding DNA mismatch repair endonuclease MutL; protein product: MARKIRVLPEALASQIAAGEVVERPASVVKELLENALDAGATEIDLVTQGGGSALIQVSDNGCGMGREDALLCLERYATSKLARFEDLTRLHSYGFRGEAIPTIASVSSFLLQTREEEEPVGTEVRVEAGKLLSVREMGRDRGTTVQVRSLFSHLPARRRFLRSPSREQVHLQRQLVLAAIAQPATTFRFRHGSRGEGTVWPAAAAREDRLASIFGTEWIEALLPVHGDRPGLALSGFLSRPGIGRPSREEQFFFVNRRPVESRMLSSALQEGYRHSLLRGLYPTAVLWLEIDPARIDPNVHPAKREVRFCEEREVWSLVVDAVGQSLGRWPSVAFPAPAFPEAVTERAPAIYRFADRGVSPRFREDEAPPAHAIQEELPPLVGPGRQEGADDPRKGRRPLGVLGSLYLLVETGGGLMLVDQHAAHERVLFERLLSAWESGAGGMQPLLHPVVVTLPARDAAALCEELPVLHRLGLEMNEMGGGAFSVESVPARLSTLDWVPFVQRLAADLASRKGPCAIGRAEAETLAGIVCRRAVKAHDRLSSEEVERLLADLFACRNPDTCPHGRPTWIELSYGELERRFGRAGSPGGCGFLG
- a CDS encoding CAP domain-containing protein; the encoded protein is MPRFLRRLLLTAAAMLLLAPRGSPGAAPSSDLPSFREALLARINQFRVAHDRARLEVDSRLEAASQEWAERLAVLRRLQHRSDDSLSSLLEAGGWETINENLYYSSSSPDPERILADWEKSPFHRKNLLNPVLRFAGLGRASASGGATYVVFNGAGGERRKGWEDLWKHLPLLHRGE
- a CDS encoding ParB/RepB/Spo0J family partition protein; translation: MAQRGLGRGLEALLARGVSSPQPDRESGERIENLPVARLVSSPFQPRKTFAEEALEELASSIRERGILQPLIVRRGDEKYEIIAGERRWRAAVRAGLSEVPAIVRSASDQEMLELALVENLQRSDLPILEEAQGYALLQEKFALTQEAIARKVGKDRSTVANALRLLSLEKEVQELLASGKLAGGHGKAILGLAVPSDRLRAARQIARQGLSVRQAEALVEKIRRESHREPTEQEQGREATAAWRDLERRLRERLGTRVRVRGKAEKGKIEIRYGSAEELDRLLRSLGLA
- a CDS encoding PepSY domain-containing protein; this translates as MKVREKVAIGAILLGVVGGSGSSLPAAASDFEACLKTALAVKPGKVREVEIERDERGTKLYKFEVEDREGKEWKLLVQARSGRLLETEEDVDRGNPAFESGAKISLDEARRIALERVPGKVKEVERKLESEGTPVYEVEIVPRGGGGEREVEIDAVSGSIREMREEEYEIGGQERE